The following are encoded together in the Thermomonas brevis genome:
- a CDS encoding DUF7507 domain-containing protein, which translates to MLALLLVAPVAQAQIQNGGFETGSFSSWTLRDYNRGNSTMPVTSSSQLGLTATGTVSNGGNGTGFRSSVLTSPGTAPNTNGNLKYPFSGNASALIGGNGGLKGTSIEQVATMALSDVDPVDGKVHIRFAMAPLLNNPSHPANQQPFFYVEVINQTKGNSTLFNTFNYSNQPGIPWQSVGNYQYTNWQGFDISPGNGLLDVGDQVLLKIYVSNCAQGAADHTGQVYVDVFGSKMPGLSVYATGPAITKPSEQITYTYNYINNSGVFAIDSWVRLAAPITENGLHLTFVPGSWPPGCTGIHTGTSPRADYIDCPVGNLNDGDGGNFQVTFTVPAGAATTSPNNVINNGDYDIRASTVSPFIGPLVKTIILPSATPTVDLGITVSNGGVPSYVVGGAVAYTVTVTNNGPIDVTGAIITQTLTGVSGTAAWTCAPAPGSTAVCGVASGTGPITTTGNLPLNQSLIYTVSGITATAAGTPVVTVVKVAPPAGTSDSVSSNNTDGLSTPVSAEQHTLTVNTTGSGTGRVNAVPATLACASPGGAPCNSQLLGKDQEAYLTAVADPGSIFKNWTGDCTTITGNQCYVKMGTVDLSVTAVFAKVWTVTPSIVGGTITPNTPQTVEDGQGTSFTITPGTPGQVPVITTPGGANTCPGTLTGPVGGNYTYSVSPVTEDCAFHVTFSTPDPKLTVTKSVTSTGPYTLGNAIAYGFVVENTGNVVLTGIVVNDAQLDAPANCPVTTLAPGASTTCTGSHTVTAAEVAVGNVHNSATASGTPPSGPAVSSPPSTVDTPTAQNPAMTAVKSVTSAGPYTVGSVIAYQFVVTNTGDVTLTGIVVNDAQLNAPAVCPLTTLNPGDTTTCTGSHTVTAAEVAAGNVHNSATVTGQPPTPPGGPTPPPVTTPPSTVDTPTAQNPAMTAVKSVTSAGPYTVGSVIAYQFVVTNTGDVTLTGIVVNDAQLNAPAVCPLTTLNPGDITTCTGSHTVTAAEVAAGNVHNSATVTGQPPTPPGGPTPPPVTTPPSTVDTPTAQNPAMTAVKSVTSAGPYTVGSVIAYQFVVTNTGDVTLTGIVVNDAQLNAPAVCPLTTLNPGDTTTCTGSHTVTAAEVAAGNVHNSATVTGQPPTPPGGPTPPPVTTPPSTVDTPTAQNPAMTAVKSVTSAGPYTVGSVIAYQFVVTNTGDVTLTGIVVNDAQLNAPAVCPLTTLNPGDITTCTGSHTVTAAEVAAGNVHNSATVTGQPPTPPGGPTPPPVTTPPSTVDTPTAQNPAMTAVKSVTSAGPYTVGSVIAYQFVVTNTGDVTLTGIVVNDTQLNAPAVCPLTTLNPGDTTTCTGSHTVTAAEVAAGNVHNSATVTGQPPTPPGGPTPPPVTTPPSTVDTPTTQNPAMTAVKSVTSAGPYGAGDQIAYQFVVTNTGDVTLTGIVVNDVQLNAPAVCPLTTLAPGATTTCTGSHTVTAAEVAAGFVHNSATATGQPPTPPGGPTPPQVTTPPSEVDTATAQNPSLGIVKSVTSAGPYGAGDQIAYQFVVTNTGDVTLTGIVVNDAQLDAAAVCPMTTLAPATSTTCTGNHTVTATEVAAGNVHNSATATGTPPAVPNGPVPTPVTSTPSATDTPTAQNPAMTVVKSATSTGPHGVGDQIAYQFVVTNTGDVTLTSIVVNDAQLDAAAVCPVTTLAPSASTTCTGSHTITAAEVAVGYVHNSATVTGQPPTPPGGPTPPPVTTPPSTVDTPTTQNPAMTVVKSVTSAGPYGVGSVIAYQFVVENTGDVILSGIVVNDAQLDAPAVCPLTTLAPGATTTCTGSHMVTATEVAAGNVHNSATVTGQPPTPPGGPTPPPVTTPPSTVDTPTAQNPAMTAVKSVTSTGPYGVGDQIAYQFVVTNTGDVTLSGIVVNDALLDAPAVCPVTTLAPGASTTCTGSHTVTAADVAVGNVHNSATVTGQPPTPPGGPTPPPVTTPPTTVDTPTAQNPAMTVVKSVTSAGPYGVGDQIAYQFVVTNTGDVILTGIVVNDALLDAPAVCPLTTLAPGASTTCTGSHTVTATEVAAGFVHNSATATGQPPTPPGGPTPPPVTTPPSEVDTPTAQNPAMTVVKSVTSAGPYGVGSVIAYQFVVTNTGDVTLTGIVVNDALLDAPAVCPVTTLAPGASTTCTGSHTVTAQEVAAGYVHNSATATGTPPTPPGGPTPPPVTTPPSTVDTPTAQNPAMTVVKSVTSAGPYGVGSVIAYQFVVENTGDVILSGIVINDALLDAPAVCPATTLAPGDTTICTGNHTVTAQEVAAGYVHNSATATGTPPTPPGSTVPPAPVTTPPSAVDTPTEQHPALSVVKSVTSTGPYTAGSVIAYQFVVTNTGNVTLDGIVVNDALLDAPAVCPVTTLAPGASTTCTGSYTVTAADVEAGNVHNVATATGTPPSVPGGPTPTPVTSEPHEVDTPIAQHPAIATAKTATLTVDNATPGKANIGDVITYAVTVTNTGDVTLNDVAVEDTMDGYAPTTLACTPTTLAPGQTATCATYTHTVTVEDANRTGGSLDNKVVATGIATTGGSVSFSVTALGNAVVMVEPDPMQIRIVKSATPYDVKVGDLVRYTLAIQNTGTTPLVGGTIVDTPPAGFSYVDGSLAVDDADKAGQLTGIHPITIANIDLPAGQTAMVTYLLRVGAGVRAGIHTNSALMRDGGETVSNVATASVQLSADPMLDESLIVGTVFDDRDGDGWQDSAALGGVKVQGGFAPGAYVAGSTTVDRGNGAQPEADASAPLLHGIALGAIAGRESEADPAAKHRVVVSQTLSALDFTGDFVLTSDEGVTVRMDAAGNTTTERAGQAAKGLTAAAPTVSRTVSQVADGYRVDYVIENAGVDERGIPGVRIASVEGLLVETDQFGRYHLTGIDGGRWERGRNFILKADPATLPPGSVFTTENPRLRRVTPGLPVRFDFGVKLPAGLIEGGTQPVELELGEVLFDPESASLRSEYLPVVEKMAAQIREHGAGEVVISANGEREALAYDRAKAVREALLAKLDPELAQATTVSLRTDLADPRSTLLSLGESPVLGTVLFDTDKSAIKPEFAPVIEKIAADIEKLGGGVVGVIGHADRRGSDAYNVALGLRRAKAVYEAIAARLGAEARSRLRVEINDDPTAPVGLKSR; encoded by the coding sequence AGCTCGGTGCTGACCAGCCCGGGCACGGCGCCGAACACCAACGGCAACCTGAAATATCCGTTCTCCGGAAACGCGTCGGCGCTGATCGGCGGCAACGGCGGCCTCAAGGGCACCTCGATCGAGCAGGTGGCCACCATGGCCCTGTCCGATGTCGATCCGGTGGATGGCAAGGTGCACATCCGCTTCGCGATGGCGCCTCTATTGAACAATCCGAGCCATCCCGCGAACCAGCAGCCCTTCTTCTATGTCGAGGTGATCAACCAGACCAAGGGCAACAGCACGCTCTTCAACACCTTCAACTATTCGAACCAGCCGGGCATTCCCTGGCAGAGCGTGGGCAACTACCAGTACACCAATTGGCAGGGGTTCGACATTTCTCCCGGCAATGGATTGCTGGACGTGGGCGATCAGGTATTGCTGAAGATCTACGTCTCCAACTGCGCCCAGGGCGCCGCGGATCACACCGGTCAGGTCTACGTTGACGTGTTCGGCTCCAAGATGCCCGGCCTGAGCGTCTACGCCACCGGGCCGGCCATCACCAAGCCCAGCGAGCAGATCACCTACACCTACAACTACATCAACAACAGTGGCGTGTTCGCCATTGACTCGTGGGTGCGCCTGGCCGCGCCGATTACCGAGAACGGATTGCATCTCACCTTCGTGCCGGGCTCCTGGCCGCCCGGATGCACGGGCATCCATACGGGCACCTCGCCGCGCGCGGATTACATCGATTGTCCGGTGGGCAATCTGAACGACGGCGACGGCGGCAATTTCCAGGTCACCTTCACGGTTCCGGCCGGCGCGGCCACCACGTCGCCCAACAACGTCATCAACAACGGCGACTACGACATCCGTGCGAGCACAGTCAGTCCGTTCATCGGGCCATTGGTCAAGACCATCATTCTGCCCAGCGCCACGCCCACGGTGGACCTCGGCATCACCGTCAGCAACGGCGGCGTGCCGTCCTATGTGGTGGGCGGAGCGGTTGCCTATACGGTGACAGTGACCAACAACGGTCCGATCGACGTCACCGGCGCGATCATCACCCAGACGCTGACGGGCGTGAGCGGCACGGCTGCATGGACCTGCGCCCCGGCGCCGGGAAGCACCGCAGTCTGCGGCGTCGCGAGTGGCACCGGACCGATCACGACCACCGGCAATCTGCCGTTGAACCAAAGTCTGATCTATACCGTCTCCGGCATCACCGCGACGGCGGCGGGCACGCCGGTCGTCACCGTGGTCAAAGTCGCCCCGCCTGCTGGAACCTCGGACAGCGTGTCGTCGAACAACACCGACGGCTTGAGCACGCCGGTCAGCGCGGAACAGCACACCCTGACGGTCAATACCACCGGCTCGGGCACGGGACGCGTCAATGCGGTTCCCGCCACCTTGGCCTGCGCCTCGCCCGGCGGAGCGCCTTGCAACAGCCAGCTTCTCGGCAAGGACCAGGAGGCCTACCTGACGGCGGTGGCCGATCCGGGTTCCATCTTCAAGAACTGGACCGGCGACTGCACCACCATCACCGGCAACCAGTGCTACGTGAAGATGGGCACGGTCGATCTCTCCGTCACGGCGGTGTTCGCCAAGGTCTGGACGGTAACGCCTTCCATCGTGGGCGGCACCATCACTCCCAATACTCCGCAGACGGTCGAGGACGGCCAGGGCACCAGCTTCACCATCACCCCCGGCACGCCGGGCCAGGTGCCGGTGATCACCACGCCCGGCGGCGCGAACACCTGCCCCGGCACGCTGACCGGTCCCGTTGGCGGCAACTACACCTACAGCGTCAGCCCGGTGACGGAGGACTGCGCGTTCCATGTGACGTTCTCGACCCCGGATCCCAAGCTTACGGTAACCAAGAGTGTCACCTCGACCGGCCCGTATACCCTGGGCAACGCCATTGCCTATGGCTTCGTGGTCGAGAACACCGGCAACGTGGTTCTCACCGGCATCGTGGTGAATGATGCGCAGCTGGATGCGCCGGCCAACTGTCCGGTGACCACGTTGGCGCCGGGTGCGTCGACGACCTGTACTGGCAGCCACACCGTGACCGCGGCGGAAGTCGCCGTGGGCAATGTGCACAACAGTGCCACGGCATCCGGTACACCGCCCAGTGGCCCGGCAGTCAGCAGTCCGCCGAGTACGGTGGACACGCCGACTGCGCAGAACCCGGCGATGACGGCGGTGAAGTCGGTGACCTCGGCCGGCCCGTACACCGTCGGCAGCGTGATTGCCTACCAGTTCGTGGTGACCAACACGGGCGACGTGACCCTGACGGGCATCGTAGTGAACGATGCGCAGCTGAACGCGCCGGCGGTCTGTCCGCTGACGACGCTTAATCCGGGCGACACAACCACCTGCACGGGCAGTCACACCGTGACCGCGGCAGAAGTGGCTGCGGGCAACGTGCACAACAGCGCGACGGTGACCGGCCAGCCGCCGACCCCGCCGGGTGGCCCGACGCCGCCGCCGGTGACGACCCCGCCGAGCACGGTGGATACGCCGACTGCGCAGAACCCGGCGATGACGGCGGTGAAGTCGGTGACCTCGGCCGGCCCGTACACCGTCGGCAGCGTGATTGCCTACCAGTTCGTGGTGACCAACACGGGCGACGTGACCCTGACGGGCATCGTAGTGAACGATGCGCAGCTGAACGCGCCGGCGGTCTGTCCGCTGACGACGCTTAATCCGGGCGACATAACCACCTGCACGGGCAGTCACACCGTGACCGCGGCGGAAGTGGCTGCGGGCAACGTGCACAACAGCGCGACGGTGACCGGCCAGCCGCCGACCCCGCCGGGTGGCCCGACGCCGCCGCCGGTGACGACCCCGCCGAGCACGGTGGATACGCCGACTGCGCAGAACCCGGCGATGACGGCGGTGAAGTCGGTGACCTCGGCCGGCCCGTACACCGTCGGCAGCGTGATTGCCTACCAGTTCGTGGTGACCAACACGGGCGACGTGACCCTGACGGGCATCGTAGTGAACGATGCGCAGCTGAACGCGCCGGCGGTCTGTCCGCTGACGACGCTTAATCCGGGCGACACAACCACCTGCACGGGCAGTCACACCGTGACCGCGGCGGAAGTGGCTGCGGGCAACGTGCACAACAGCGCGACGGTGACCGGCCAGCCGCCGACCCCGCCGGGTGGCCCGACGCCGCCGCCGGTGACGACCCCGCCGAGCACGGTGGACACGCCGACTGCGCAGAACCCGGCGATGACGGCGGTGAAGTCGGTGACCTCGGCCGGCCCGTACACCGTCGGCAGCGTGATTGCCTACCAGTTCGTGGTGACCAACACGGGCGACGTGACCCTGACGGGCATCGTAGTGAACGATGCGCAGCTGAACGCGCCGGCGGTCTGTCCGCTGACGACGCTTAATCCGGGCGACATAACCACCTGCACGGGCAGTCACACCGTGACCGCGGCGGAAGTGGCTGCGGGCAACGTGCACAACAGCGCGACGGTGACCGGCCAGCCGCCGACCCCGCCGGGTGGCCCGACGCCGCCGCCGGTGACGACCCCGCCGAGCACGGTGGACACGCCGACTGCGCAGAACCCGGCGATGACGGCGGTGAAGTCGGTGACCTCGGCCGGCCCGTACACCGTCGGCAGCGTGATTGCCTACCAGTTCGTGGTGACCAACACGGGCGACGTGACCCTGACGGGCATCGTAGTGAACGATACGCAGCTGAACGCGCCGGCGGTCTGTCCGCTGACGACGCTCAATCCGGGCGACACGACCACCTGCACGGGCAGTCACACCGTGACCGCGGCGGAAGTGGCCGCGGGCAACGTGCACAACAGCGCGACGGTGACCGGCCAGCCGCCGACCCCGCCGGGTGGCCCGACGCCGCCGCCGGTGACGACGCCGCCGAGCACAGTGGATACGCCGACTACGCAGAACCCGGCGATGACGGCGGTGAAGTCGGTGACCTCGGCCGGCCCGTACGGTGCGGGCGATCAGATCGCCTACCAGTTCGTGGTGACCAATACGGGCGACGTGACGCTGACGGGCATCGTAGTGAACGACGTGCAGCTGAACGCGCCGGCGGTGTGTCCGCTGACGACGCTCGCCCCAGGCGCTACGACCACCTGCACGGGCAGTCACACCGTGACCGCGGCGGAAGTGGCTGCGGGTTTCGTGCACAACAGTGCGACCGCGACCGGTCAGCCGCCGACGCCTCCGGGTGGTCCGACGCCGCCGCAGGTGACGACGCCGCCGAGTGAAGTGGATACCGCTACCGCGCAGAATCCGTCGCTGGGCATTGTCAAGTCCGTGACGTCAGCAGGCCCGTACGGTGCGGGCGATCAGATCGCCTACCAGTTCGTGGTGACCAACACCGGCGACGTGACGCTGACGGGCATCGTGGTGAACGATGCGCAGCTGGATGCGGCGGCCGTATGCCCGATGACCACGCTGGCGCCTGCCACCTCGACGACCTGCACCGGCAACCACACCGTGACGGCGACGGAAGTCGCCGCAGGCAACGTGCATAACAGTGCCACCGCGACGGGTACGCCGCCTGCAGTGCCGAATGGTCCGGTGCCGACCCCGGTGACCAGTACGCCGAGCGCCACCGACACGCCGACCGCGCAGAACCCGGCGATGACGGTGGTGAAGTCGGCGACCTCGACCGGTCCGCACGGCGTGGGCGATCAGATCGCCTACCAGTTCGTGGTGACCAACACCGGTGACGTGACGCTGACGAGCATCGTGGTGAACGATGCACAGCTGGATGCGGCGGCCGTGTGCCCCGTAACCACGCTGGCGCCGAGTGCCTCGACCACATGCACTGGCAGTCATACGATCACGGCTGCGGAAGTGGCCGTCGGTTACGTGCACAACAGTGCGACGGTGACCGGCCAGCCGCCGACCCCGCCGGGTGGCCCGACGCCGCCGCCGGTGACGACGCCGCCGAGCACGGTGGATACGCCGACTACGCAGAACCCGGCGATGACGGTGGTGAAGTCGGTGACCTCGGCTGGTCCGTACGGCGTGGGCAGCGTGATCGCCTACCAGTTCGTCGTGGAAAACACGGGCGACGTGATCCTGAGCGGCATCGTGGTGAACGACGCGCAGCTGGACGCGCCGGCGGTGTGCCCGCTGACGACGCTCGCTCCGGGCGCTACGACCACCTGCACGGGCAGCCACATGGTGACCGCGACGGAAGTGGCCGCGGGCAACGTGCACAACAGCGCGACGGTGACCGGCCAGCCGCCGACACCGCCGGGCGGCCCGACGCCGCCGCCGGTGACGACGCCGCCGAGCACGGTGGATACGCCGACCGCGCAGAACCCCGCGATGACGGCGGTGAAGTCGGTGACCTCGACCGGCCCGTACGGCGTGGGCGACCAGATCGCCTACCAGTTCGTGGTAACCAACACGGGCGACGTGACCCTGAGCGGCATCGTGGTGAACGATGCGCTGCTGGATGCGCCGGCCGTGTGTCCGGTGACCACGTTGGCGCCTGGCGCCTCGACCACCTGCACCGGCAGCCACACCGTGACCGCGGCGGACGTCGCCGTGGGCAACGTGCACAACAGTGCGACGGTGACCGGCCAGCCGCCGACCCCGCCGGGCGGCCCGACCCCGCCGCCGGTGACCACGCCGCCGACGACGGTGGACACGCCGACCGCGCAGAACCCCGCGATGACGGTGGTGAAGTCGGTGACTTCGGCGGGCCCGTACGGCGTGGGCGACCAGATCGCCTACCAGTTCGTGGTGACCAATACCGGCGACGTGATCCTGACCGGCATCGTGGTGAACGATGCGCTGCTGGACGCGCCGGCGGTCTGCCCGCTGACCACGCTCGCTCCGGGTGCCTCGACGACCTGCACCGGCAGCCACACGGTGACCGCGACGGAAGTCGCCGCGGGCTTCGTGCACAACAGCGCCACCGCGACCGGCCAGCCGCCGACCCCGCCGGGTGGTCCGACGCCGCCGCCGGTGACGACGCCGCCGAGCGAAGTGGATACGCCGACCGCGCAGAACCCCGCGATGACGGTGGTGAAGTCGGTGACCTCGGCCGGCCCGTACGGTGTGGGCAGCGTCATCGCCTACCAGTTCGTGGTGACCAATACCGGCGACGTGACCCTGACCGGCATCGTGGTGAACGATGCGCTGCTGGACGCGCCGGCCGTCTGCCCGGTGACCACGCTCGCTCCGGGCGCCTCGACGACCTGCACCGGTAGCCACACGGTGACCGCGCAGGAAGTCGCCGCCGGCTACGTGCACAACAGTGCGACCGCGACCGGCACCCCGCCGACCCCGCCGGGCGGTCCGACGCCGCCGCCGGTGACCACGCCGCCGAGCACGGTGGACACGCCGACCGCGCAGAACCCCGCGATGACGGTGGTGAAGTCGGTGACCTCGGCCGGCCCGTACGGCGTGGGCAGCGTGATCGCCTACCAGTTCGTCGTGGAAAACACGGGCGACGTGATCCTGAGCGGCATCGTGATCAACGATGCGCTGCTGGACGCGCCGGCGGTGTGCCCGGCGACCACGCTGGCCCCGGGCGACACGACCATCTGCACCGGCAACCACACGGTGACCGCGCAGGAAGTGGCCGCCGGCTACGTGCACAACAGCGCGACCGCGACCGGTACGCCGCCGACCCCGCCGGGCAGCACGGTGCCGCCGGCCCCGGTGACCACGCCGCCGAGCGCGGTGGACACGCCGACCGAACAGCATCCGGCGCTGTCGGTGGTGAAGTCGGTGACCTCGACGGGTCCGTACACGGCCGGCAGCGTGATCGCCTACCAGTTCGTGGTGACCAACACCGGCAACGTGACCCTGGACGGCATCGTGGTGAACGACGCATTGCTGGACGCGCCGGCGGTGTGCCCGGTCACGACGCTCGCTCCGGGCGCCTCGACCACCTGCACCGGCAGCTACACGGTGACGGCCGCGGACGTCGAAGCGGGCAACGTGCACAACGTGGCGACCGCCACCGGCACGCCGCCTTCGGTGCCGGGCGGTCCGACGCCGACGCCGGTCACCAGCGAGCCGCATGAAGTGGACACGCCGATCGCGCAGCATCCGGCCATCGCCACCGCCAAGACGGCGACCCTGACCGTGGACAACGCCACGCCGGGCAAGGCCAACATCGGCGACGTCATCACCTACGCGGTGACGGTGACCAACACCGGCGACGTGACCCTCAACGACGTGGCGGTGGAGGACACCATGGACGGCTATGCCCCGACCACGCTAGCCTGCACGCCGACCACGCTGGCTCCGGGCCAGACCGCGACCTGCGCCACCTATACCCACACGGTGACGGTGGAGGACGCCAACCGCACCGGCGGCAGCCTGGACAACAAGGTGGTGGCCACCGGCATCGCGACGACGGGAGGCAGCGTGTCGTTCAGCGTCACCGCGCTCGGCAACGCGGTGGTGATGGTCGAACCCGACCCGATGCAGATCCGCATCGTCAAGTCGGCGACCCCGTACGACGTGAAGGTGGGCGACCTGGTGCGCTACACGCTGGCGATCCAGAACACCGGCACCACGCCGCTGGTCGGCGGCACCATCGTCGATACGCCGCCGGCGGGCTTCAGCTACGTCGACGGTTCGCTGGCGGTGGACGATGCCGACAAGGCGGGCCAGTTGACCGGCATCCACCCGATCACCATCGCCAACATCGACCTGCCGGCGGGCCAGACCGCGATGGTCACCTACCTGCTGCGCGTGGGCGCGGGCGTGCGCGCCGGCATCCACACCAACAGCGCGCTGATGCGCGACGGCGGCGAGACGGTGTCGAACGTGGCCACGGCCAGCGTGCAGCTGAGCGCCGATCCGATGCTGGACGAATCGCTGATCGTGGGCACGGTGTTCGACGACCGCGACGGCGACGGCTGGCAGGACAGCGCCGCGCTGGGCGGGGTGAAGGTGCAGGGCGGCTTCGCGCCGGGCGCCTACGTGGCCGGCTCGACCACGGTGGACCGCGGCAACGGCGCGCAGCCGGAAGCCGACGCCAGCGCGCCGCTGCTGCACGGCATCGCCCTCGGCGCGATCGCCGGGCGCGAGTCGGAGGCCGATCCGGCCGCGAAGCACCGCGTGGTGGTCAGCCAGACGCTGTCCGCGCTGGACTTCACCGGCGACTTCGTGCTGACCAGCGACGAAGGCGTGACGGTGCGCATGGACGCCGCCGGCAACACCACGACGGAGCGCGCGGGCCAGGCCGCCAAGGGCCTGACCGCCGCCGCGCCGACGGTGTCGCGCACGGTCAGCCAGGTGGCCGACGGCTACCGCGTGGACTACGTGATCGAGAACGCGGGCGTCGACGAGCGCGGCATCCCGGGCGTGCGCATCGCCTCGGTGGAAGGCTTGCTGGTGGAGACCGACCAGTTCGGCCGCTACCACCTGACCGGCATCGACGGCGGGCGCTGGGAGCGTGGCCGGAACTTCATCCTGAAGGCCGACCCCGCCACCCTGCCGCCGGGCAGCGTGTTCACCACCGAGAACCCGCGCCTGCGCCGGGTCACCCCGGGCCTGCCGGTGCGCTTCGACTTCGGCGTGAAGCTGCCGGCCGGGCTGATCGAAGGCGGCACGCAGCCGGTCGAGCTGGAGCTGGGCGAGGTGCTGTTCGATCCCGAGAGCGCCAGCCTGCGCAGCGAGTACCTGCCGGTCGTCGAGAAGATGGCCGCGCAGATCCGCGAACACGGCGCCGGCGAAGTCGTGATCTCCGCCAACGGCGAGCGCGAGGCCTTGGCCTACGACCGCGCGAAGGCGGTGCGCGAGGCGCTGCTGGCGAAGCTCGATCCGGAACTGGCGCAGGCGACCACGGTCAGCCTGCGCACCGACCTGGCCGACCCGCGCAGCACGCTGCTGTCGCTGGGCGAGTCGCCGGTGCTGGGTACGGTGCTGTTCGACACCGACAAGTCGGCGATCAAGCCCGAGTTCGCGCCGGTGATCGAGAAGATCGCCGCCGACATCGAGAAGCTGGGTGGCGGCGTGGTGGGCGTGATCGGCCATGCCGACCGCCGCGGGTCGGACGCCTACAACGTGGCGCTGGGCCTGCGCCGGGCCAAGGCGGTGTACGAGGCCATCGCGGCCAGGCTGGGCGCGGAGGCGCGCAGCCGGCTGCGGGTGGAAATCAACGATGACCCGACGGCCCCGGTCGGCCTGAAGAGCCGCTGA